CTGATCTACCTCGCCACCGAGGTCGAGGAGACCTGGCGGCGTATCCGCGACTTCGACTCCTCGCACCTCCCGCCCGGAGGCACCCCCGAGGACCCCGCCCACCAGGGGGCCTACCATGACTGAGCCCCGCTGGGCGATCATCGTCCACGGCGGCGCGCATCCCGTTCCCCCCGAAAAGATCTCCGCGAGCCGCGCGGGGTGCCTCGCCGCGCTGAACGCCGGGCGCCGGGTGCTGGAGGGCGGCGGCAGCGCGGTGGAGGCGGTCGAGGCCGCCCTCCGCGTGTTGGAGGACGACCCCACCTTCAACGCGGGATACGGCGCGGCGCTGAATGCCGACGGGGGGGTCGAGATGGACGCCGCCCTGATGGACGGGGCGACGCTTGACGTGGGTGCAGTCGCGGGGCTCTCCGGGGTCCGCCACCCCGTCAGCGTGGCCCGGCGCCTGCTGCGCGAGAAGGAAATCCTGCTGATCGGCGAGGGCGCCCACCGCTTCGCCGCCGCGCACGGAGCCGAGCTGTGCGACCCGGCGGACCTGATCTCGCCCGAGCAGCGCGGGGCCGTCGAAAGTCACGACACGGTGGGCTGCGTGGCCCTGGACGCGCAGGGGCACCTCGCTGCCGGAACGTCCACCGGGGGCCTGAGCGGGCAGCCTGCCGGACGGGTGGGCGACTCCCCGCAGCCTGGCTGCGGCTTCTACGCCGAGGACGGGGTGGGGGCGATTGCCCTCACCGGCCAGGGCGAGAGCCTCGCGCGGATGATGACCGCCGCCCGCTTCATCCACCGCCTGCCGGGAAGCACCCCGGACGACGCGCTGCGCGAGGTGCTGGAGGCCATGCGCCTGCGGGTCGGCGGGGACGGCGGCGGCATCGCCCTCGCGCCGGACGGCACCGTCGGCTGGTGGCACAACAGCCCGGACATGCCCGTCGCCTACCAGTACTCCGGCCAGCGGGAGCCGCGCGTCTACCTGAGAAAAGCCGAGGAGGAACCGAATGCCCAAGCACACCCCTGACAACCCCGGCGCCCAGCCGGGCGGCACCCTGATCATCATCGGCGGGCACGAGGCCAAGGAGGGGCGGCGCGAGATCCTGCGCGAGGTCGCCCGCCGGGTGAGGGGGGGACGACTCGTGATCGCCACCGTCGCCTCCCACGAGCCCGAGGGCTATTTCGAGGGCTACCAGGGGGGCTTCGAGGGCCTGGGCGTGGGCGACCTCGTCGAGCTGTACGTCGAGGACCGCACCGAGGCGCTGGGCGAGGACAAACTGGGGCTGCTGGACGGGGCGACCGGCGTGTTCTTCACCGGGGGCGACCAGCTCCGCATCACCAGCCAGATCGGGGACACGCCGCTGGAGGCCCGCATCCGCCAGGTGTACGAGGCGGGCGGCGTGATCGCGGGCACCTCGGCGGGCGCCTCGGCGATGTGCGAGACCATGCTGGTGAAGGGCCACAGCAAGGAGTCCTACCGCATCGGCGACCTGGCGATGGCGCCCGGGCTGGGCCTGATCCGCGGCGTGATCATCGACCAGCACTTCGCCGAGCGCGGGCGGATGGGCCGCCTGCTGGGCGCGGTGGCGCAAAATCCCCGCGTGCTGGGCATCGGCATCGACGAGGACACGGCCATCGTGGTGGAGGGCGGCCACTTCCGCGTGATCGGCAGCGGCGCCGTGTACGTGGCCGACGGGGCGGGCATCACCCACTCCAACATCGCCGAGGCGCGCCGGGACGAGCCCCTCTCGCTCTACGACGTGCGCCTGCACGTCCTCTCGGCGGGAGACGCCTTTGACCTGGGGAAACGCAAGCCTGTCCCCGCCGAGGCGTTGCGGGAAGGCGTGCCGGGCGACTGACGGCTCCGTTAGGGTCCGGGGAGGCAGGCGCCTCTGATACGGTTTCCGTCCCATCCGTTCTCGAAGCCGGAAAGCGCCGCTTCGATCACTCCTGTCCCGGCACCCCTCAACGTTCCTGCTCGCTCCGCTCGGGTTGAACCGGTTTTGGACCTGTTCAACCCGAATTCGTATGAGTACGCCTCCCCCGTCTGTTCGTGGGCCTGGGGCGCGGCCCCGCGACCTTGTCATCCTGAGGGAAAGCGTCGGACTCCGCAGCCCTGGGAGACTTTGTTAACGCCCAGCAGGGCGACTCTTTTGCGCCCCGCCCTCACCGGCAGGAGAAGAGCGGGGGAGGGACTGGCCCACCCGCTCCCCATTACCCCTGAAAATGAAGGGTTCTTCATCCCATTCTTGGGGGCGCGCAGGTGACGTTAAGGTGGCCTTTATCCCATCCCGTCCGGGCCTTCCCCTCCTCCCGCTACCCTTGGGCTATCAAGTTCAACCCAGTCGCCTGGTCCTCCTGCGCCCCCGAGGTGTTCATGACTGCGCCGCTTGACCTGAAGGGTCCACCGTCCGCGCCGGCACCGCTCCGGCCCCACATCCTGCTGGTGGACGACAACGAACTCGACGTGGAACTCACGCTGCTCGCCCTGACCGGCTGCGGCCTACGCGGGCACGTGAGTACGGTGGGGGACGGGCAGGAGGCCCTCGACTTCCTGCGTGGGGTGGGGCGCCACGCCGGGAGGCCGCCCGGGCTGCCCGCGCTGGTGCTGCTCGACCTCAAGATGCTGGGCCTGGATGGCGAGGACGTGCTGCGGGCCATCCGGGACGACCCGGCGCTGCGCCGAACCCGCGTCGCCATGCTCACGACCTCTGGCCGCCCCGAGGACCGCGCCTGCTGCGGGGCAGCCGACGCCTACCTCGTCAAACCCCTCGACCCCGCCGAGTTCGTTCGCCAGGTCGGTGAGGTCGTATCCATGATCCTCACGGCGCGCCGCCCGGCCCAGGAACCCGGCCCGCCCGGGTGACGGCGGGCCGCGCGGCGGTGAGGCCCAGGGCCGTGGGGGTCAGCCCCGCTCGTCCGGGTTCAGGTCGAGGTCGCGTTTCAACTCGCGCGTGCCGCGGCGGAACTCGCGGATGCCCTGCCCCAGACTCTTGCCGAGTTCCGGCAGCTTCCCCGGCCCGAAAATCAGCGCGGCGACGATCACGACGAGAAGAAGTTCCATCGGTCCAATGTTCATGGGGCCTCCGGGCAGGCGGGGTTCAGCGGGCGAGGCCCACGGTCAGGGTGGCGGTGTAGCCCGAGGCCGCGCTCCCCGTGATCGTCGGGAGCTGGGTGCTGTAGCCGTCGCTGAAGATGTTGTCGCGGCCCAGCGAGGTGCGGTTCAGGTTGCCCACGCTGGCCGAGTACCCCGCCGTGGCGTAGACCTCGCGGCAGGTGGCCTCCGGCAGCGCGAGCTGAGAGGTCTGAATCTTGTTCTTCGCCGAGGTCGCCGAGGCGAGGGTGGGGTAGACCTCGAAGTGGATGTGCGGCCAGCGGCCCGAGTAGCAGCCGGGGAAGATGGTCTGGAAGGTGACGGTGCCGTCCGCGCCCCCCGCCTGCACGCCCCGCAGGTAATCCTCACTGACGGTATCCGCGCTGTACATCGAGTAGTTGCCGTCGCGGTCGCAGTGCCACAGGTAGACCGCGTAGCCCGCCAGGGGAGCGCAACTCGCGTTCACATTCACGAGCTTGAGGACGACCTTCAGGGGCACCCCCTCGGCGGTGTGGCCGGTCCCCAGGCTGGTCCGCAGGTCGGGGCGCACGATCCCCGAGCGGGTCAGCACGTTGAGCGACTGGCCCGACGCCGCCGAGCCGTCGGCGGGATACGGTCCCGCCGTCTCGGTGGGGATGGCGGTGGGACAGGCTGCCGTTCCCGCGCCGCTGCTCGTCCCGGTCCCGGTACTCGTTCCGACTGCGGCGAGGCCGCTCGCGCCGCAGCTCACCAGCAGCCCGATGCCCAGCAGGCCCAGGCCCAGCACCCGGCGGCGGTCCACCACCGAGCGGGTCATCATGTTGACATCCGCCGTCAGGCCGAGGTTGTTGAGGTCGTCGTGGTGGTCGTGGTCGTCGGCGGGGTAGGGCGTGATGATGCGCTGTTCGCTCATGGCTGGTCCTCCTGGGACGCGGGGGGGCGAGGGTTCCCGCCTTTGCCGCTTCTTGCCCCGGAGAGTAGGGAGGGGATGTTCAGAACTTGTTTACGGCCCGGACGCGGGGTCTGGGAAGGCGGGGCGCGTCCCTCCGCTGCGGGGGAGAGGAATGACGACGGGCGCCCGTGGGAAGGGGCGGCCGTACTCCGTAGTCCTCAAGGCGAACTGCTGGCGCATGGGTGCGGGCGCCCCCGCTCCTCCCGCGCTTACAACTTCTGAACAACTCCTACCCGGGGGCTGAACACCCCTCCCCCAGACTCCGCCCAGGTGAGCGTCACGCCCACCGAAGGAGCCCGACCATGCGAACCCGACTCAATATCCTGACGCCCCTGCTCGCCGCCACCTTCCTCGGCGCGAGTGCCTTTGCCGCCACGCCCACGACCGCCCAGCGGGCCGCGCCCTCCCCGGCGGGGCAGCAGCAGGCCGCGCCCCAGCAGCGTGCCCCCCAGAGTGTGCAGGTGGCGTACTACCAGGGCGATCCGCTGGGTGGCGGTCGACTGCTCCAGACCCGCTCAGTTTCCGCGCAGGGAGGCCCGCAGATGGGCGGCGGACTGTTCCAGAACGCGCCCGCCGGGGCCACCTACGCGGTCGTGACCACCCCCTTCGGGAAGCGCGTGGTGAACCTGGGGGACGCCCAGAACCGGCAGCCCCCGGCGGGCGGGCCGGGAGGGATGCCGCCCGGCCCGGACCAGCCCGGCGCCCCCATGAACGGGCACGCTGGCGACCGCGCCCCCGGCGGAAACGGCGGCCCGCAGGACCGGCAGGGCGTTCCCAACGCGCTCGGCCCGGCCCTGCGCGGCGCCACCGCCGTCACCTTCTACTCGGCCAACCCCCTGAGCGGCGGACGAGCCCTCCAGACCATCCGGCTGGGGACGACCGCCGGGACGCAGGATGCGGCCCTCCAGCAGGCCGCCCGCCAGGCCAAGTTCGCGGTGGTCGAGCGCCCGGGCGAGCGGCTGATCGTGGACCTGAGCGCCATTCCGGCCCGCCCCGACGCGCAGACCAGGTAAACAAGGCCCACGACAACGAAACGTCTCCAAGAGAGGCAATAGAAGCCCGCACCTGCTTCCGTTGCCTCTTTGGCTGGATGGCAAATGTACAGTGGAATCGTCCTTTTGCCCCCTCTCCCCCTGTGGAAGAGGGGTGGCAGGCGGCGCCTGCCCTACAGACGACCCTGTAAAGAGGGATACTCGGGGATTCTGATTGGCCTGGTGACGCCATG
The sequence above is a segment of the Deinococcus aerius genome. Coding sequences within it:
- a CDS encoding isoaspartyl peptidase/L-asparaginase family protein produces the protein MTEPRWAIIVHGGAHPVPPEKISASRAGCLAALNAGRRVLEGGGSAVEAVEAALRVLEDDPTFNAGYGAALNADGGVEMDAALMDGATLDVGAVAGLSGVRHPVSVARRLLREKEILLIGEGAHRFAAAHGAELCDPADLISPEQRGAVESHDTVGCVALDAQGHLAAGTSTGGLSGQPAGRVGDSPQPGCGFYAEDGVGAIALTGQGESLARMMTAARFIHRLPGSTPDDALREVLEAMRLRVGGDGGGIALAPDGTVGWWHNSPDMPVAYQYSGQREPRVYLRKAEEEPNAQAHP
- a CDS encoding cyanophycinase, producing the protein MPKHTPDNPGAQPGGTLIIIGGHEAKEGRREILREVARRVRGGRLVIATVASHEPEGYFEGYQGGFEGLGVGDLVELYVEDRTEALGEDKLGLLDGATGVFFTGGDQLRITSQIGDTPLEARIRQVYEAGGVIAGTSAGASAMCETMLVKGHSKESYRIGDLAMAPGLGLIRGVIIDQHFAERGRMGRLLGAVAQNPRVLGIGIDEDTAIVVEGGHFRVIGSGAVYVADGAGITHSNIAEARRDEPLSLYDVRLHVLSAGDAFDLGKRKPVPAEALREGVPGD
- a CDS encoding response regulator; its protein translation is MTAPLDLKGPPSAPAPLRPHILLVDDNELDVELTLLALTGCGLRGHVSTVGDGQEALDFLRGVGRHAGRPPGLPALVLLDLKMLGLDGEDVLRAIRDDPALRRTRVAMLTTSGRPEDRACCGAADAYLVKPLDPAEFVRQVGEVVSMILTARRPAQEPGPPG
- a CDS encoding twin-arginine translocase TatA/TatE family subunit; translation: MNIGPMELLLVVIVAALIFGPGKLPELGKSLGQGIREFRRGTRELKRDLDLNPDERG
- a CDS encoding intradiol ring-cleavage dioxygenase; the encoded protein is MSEQRIITPYPADDHDHHDDLNNLGLTADVNMMTRSVVDRRRVLGLGLLGIGLLVSCGASGLAAVGTSTGTGTSSGAGTAACPTAIPTETAGPYPADGSAASGQSLNVLTRSGIVRPDLRTSLGTGHTAEGVPLKVVLKLVNVNASCAPLAGYAVYLWHCDRDGNYSMYSADTVSEDYLRGVQAGGADGTVTFQTIFPGCYSGRWPHIHFEVYPTLASATSAKNKIQTSQLALPEATCREVYATAGYSASVGNLNRTSLGRDNIFSDGYSTQLPTITGSAASGYTATLTVGLAR